One region of Desulfovibrio intestinalis genomic DNA includes:
- a CDS encoding sodium:solute symporter family protein — translation MSSSAIWMFGLALAYTLLLIVMSQIAKKKAQAGEDFFVGGRKFSRWTVAFCITGLFSGSTYIAILELSYLTGISALWYGVAELTHVLIIALVLIGPFRKRMMVTISGLIGDKYGRAAKGIAGGITAITFPMWSVATALAFASCINAITGMDMLLSVVLTAALMYVFLSAGGMWSVAMTQTANFFVFMIMFAVAIYAIAVNPGFGAVAELLTQDAKYGNLTSVGLQTILAWFGTFLINVLLAQAAFQMALSCKTADEGRKGLLIASGFNVIFIAMGVLVGAAAAIAMPGNARGLVAVPKYLMETLPGPMVGLFTLGIWACALGWGAPCQFSGATSLGRDVGSAIWPDADDAKLVKLTRLSLLALTCLMILFGYLRSEQAAWWNIFAWTARNGATFAPMVAALFWSVATPRGALTALIAGCGAGLVWNWLGGWAVSSFYLKIHPVWVAMAANIIGMTAVSLAEKGWDFISPSGSIKILRNISVLLAIALCVALMAAGTWFYQTGLWGMTAFLTVLCAWVALIFSTERKKTTTI, via the coding sequence ATGTCATCTTCGGCCATTTGGATGTTCGGGCTTGCCCTGGCCTATACGCTCTTGCTCATCGTCATGAGTCAGATAGCCAAAAAAAAGGCACAGGCGGGTGAAGATTTTTTTGTGGGCGGGCGAAAGTTCAGCCGCTGGACTGTGGCCTTCTGCATCACGGGTCTGTTTTCTGGCTCCACCTATATCGCCATTCTTGAACTGTCCTACCTCACGGGCATTTCTGCCCTTTGGTATGGCGTGGCTGAACTTACCCATGTGCTGATTATTGCACTGGTGCTCATCGGCCCCTTCCGCAAACGCATGATGGTCACGATTTCCGGCCTGATTGGCGACAAGTACGGCAGAGCCGCCAAGGGCATCGCCGGGGGCATCACGGCCATTACCTTTCCCATGTGGTCGGTGGCCACGGCGCTGGCCTTCGCCTCGTGCATCAACGCCATCACAGGCATGGACATGCTGCTCTCCGTAGTGCTCACGGCCGCACTCATGTATGTCTTTCTCAGCGCAGGCGGCATGTGGTCGGTGGCCATGACGCAGACCGCCAACTTCTTTGTTTTCATGATAATGTTCGCAGTGGCCATCTATGCCATTGCGGTCAATCCCGGCTTCGGCGCGGTGGCCGAACTGCTGACCCAGGACGCCAAGTACGGCAACCTTACCAGCGTTGGCCTGCAAACCATCCTGGCATGGTTCGGCACCTTCCTCATCAACGTGCTGCTGGCCCAGGCCGCTTTTCAGATGGCACTTTCGTGCAAGACCGCTGACGAGGGCCGCAAGGGTCTGCTTATCGCCAGTGGTTTCAACGTTATCTTCATAGCTATGGGCGTACTTGTGGGCGCAGCTGCGGCCATTGCCATGCCGGGCAACGCGCGCGGCCTCGTGGCCGTGCCCAAGTATCTTATGGAAACCCTGCCTGGCCCCATGGTTGGCCTGTTCACTCTGGGTATCTGGGCTTGCGCCCTGGGTTGGGGCGCCCCCTGCCAGTTCTCCGGCGCTACCAGCCTTGGACGTGATGTGGGCTCGGCCATCTGGCCTGATGCCGATGACGCCAAGCTTGTCAAGCTTACCCGCCTTTCACTGCTCGCCCTCACCTGCCTCATGATCCTGTTTGGCTACCTGCGCTCCGAACAGGCGGCATGGTGGAACATTTTCGCATGGACAGCCCGCAACGGCGCAACTTTCGCTCCGATGGTGGCAGCTCTTTTCTGGAGCGTGGCTACGCCGCGCGGCGCGCTGACCGCCCTTATCGCCGGCTGCGGCGCAGGTCTTGTATGGAACTGGCTCGGCGGATGGGCCGTAAGCAGCTTTTACCTCAAAATCCATCCTGTATGGGTGGCAATGGCTGCCAACATCATCGGCATGACCGCAGTATCCCTGGCAGAAAAGGGATGGGACTTCATCAGTCCCTCCGGCAGCATCAAAATACTGCGCAACATATCGGTATTGCTTGCCATTGCACTATGCGTAGCCCTCATGGCTGCCGGTACATGGTTCTACCAGACTGGCCTTTGGGGCATGACGGCCTTCCTGACTGTCCTCTGCGCCTGGGTCGCCCTTATTTTCAGTACAGAACGCAAAAAAACCACTACGATATAA
- a CDS encoding OsmC family protein: MPKIHVEWKGNMTFEGKDSDGHSLIMDASAIYGGSNQGVRPMEMLLISMAGCTGIEVGHAMNKMRLEYTSFNITADAVRRDEIPQIFTEINVEYTVEGQGITLDRFVRAFELGAVKYCSVASMLKASSKINYSFILNGQRHAYPLPGGLAGDEAES; encoded by the coding sequence ATGCCCAAGATTCACGTGGAATGGAAAGGAAACATGACTTTTGAGGGAAAGGATTCCGACGGGCACAGCCTGATCATGGACGCTTCAGCCATTTACGGCGGCAGCAATCAGGGCGTGCGGCCGATGGAGATGCTGCTCATTTCTATGGCTGGTTGCACCGGAATTGAAGTGGGGCACGCCATGAACAAGATGCGCCTTGAGTACACGAGCTTCAACATAACCGCCGATGCCGTGCGCCGCGATGAAATCCCCCAGATCTTTACCGAAATCAACGTGGAATACACGGTTGAAGGCCAAGGCATCACCCTGGACAGGTTTGTGCGCGCTTTTGAGCTTGGTGCAGTGAAATACTGCTCTGTAGCCAGCATGCTCAAGGCGTCCAGCAAGATCAATTACAGCTTCATTCTTAACGGCCAGCGCCACGCCTACCCTCTGCCCGGAGGACTGGCCGGAGACGAGGCCGAAAGCTAG
- the gcvH gene encoding glycine cleavage system protein GcvH yields MTDNTLPQDRSYTSEHIWLLEDDDGFIVGISDFAQAQLQEVVYVDMPAVGDMLEAGKEFGSVESMKSVNALFSPVSGKVAATNASLEDQPGLVNSDCYGQGWIVRLRKTDAPQTAPLLSAEEYQKFLGSLA; encoded by the coding sequence ATGACTGACAACACCTTGCCTCAGGACCGTTCCTATACCAGCGAACACATCTGGCTGCTTGAAGACGACGATGGCTTCATCGTGGGAATTTCAGATTTTGCGCAGGCCCAGCTGCAAGAAGTGGTTTATGTGGACATGCCTGCTGTGGGCGACATGCTTGAGGCAGGAAAGGAGTTCGGTTCCGTGGAATCAATGAAATCGGTCAATGCCCTGTTTTCTCCGGTGTCAGGCAAAGTTGCAGCAACCAACGCCAGCCTTGAGGATCAGCCCGGGCTTGTGAACAGCGACTGTTACGGCCAAGGCTGGATTGTGCGCCTGCGCAAGACCGATGCTCCGCAGACTGCCCCCCTGCTCTCTGCCGAAGAATACCAGAAATTTCTGGGGTCGCTGGCTTAA
- the lpdA gene encoding dihydrolipoyl dehydrogenase: MRKLTIIGSGPGGYTAAFAAARAGHSVTLVESAAVGGTCLHTGCIPTKTFKSSADTLEKIRHAGSHAIAGCSGAAIDMPALLARKNNVTGLLASGLEKTCASLGITLMRGRGRITDCREVVVTTQECSMPVASDNVIIATGSRPLDLPSLPADHKYILNSDDVLQLEHVPASVVIVGGGVIGCEMACIFRSFGAAVTVIEGQSRLLPIPSVDAEMSKLLLREMKKTGIRVELGKTVSSAVTEQGVVKLVTGAARPQDAGQVAAGMLEAEAVFVTVGREPRTQGLGLEDAGIAMTPRGWIEVDDCLQTSMPGVYAIGDVLGPEKVMLAHMASAEAEHVVAHLDAPAPCDYSVVPSAIFTTPEIGCVGLSEEQAAACGLPVRSTLLQVRELGKAHAMGEIAGVFKLVTHAENNTILGAHLCGPHATDLVAEAALAIRTGATADAVAHTIHAHPTLAEGFYELCHKAARQ; this comes from the coding sequence ATGCGAAAACTGACTATCATCGGCAGCGGCCCCGGCGGGTATACGGCTGCATTCGCAGCGGCCAGAGCCGGGCACAGCGTAACACTTGTAGAAAGCGCGGCCGTGGGCGGCACATGCCTGCACACGGGCTGCATTCCCACCAAGACCTTCAAAAGCTCGGCCGACACGCTGGAAAAAATCCGCCACGCAGGCAGCCACGCCATCGCTGGCTGCTCCGGGGCCGCCATCGACATGCCCGCCCTGCTTGCACGCAAGAATAATGTTACCGGCCTGCTGGCGTCCGGACTGGAAAAAACGTGCGCCAGCCTTGGCATCACGCTGATGCGCGGACGAGGCAGGATAACAGATTGCCGGGAAGTGGTGGTGACCACACAGGAATGCTCCATGCCTGTAGCAAGCGACAACGTCATTATCGCCACGGGCTCACGCCCTCTGGACCTGCCTTCTTTGCCCGCAGATCATAAGTATATCCTGAACAGCGACGATGTACTGCAGCTGGAGCATGTGCCTGCGTCCGTCGTTATTGTCGGCGGCGGCGTCATCGGCTGCGAAATGGCTTGCATTTTCAGGTCATTCGGCGCAGCCGTCACCGTTATCGAGGGGCAGAGCCGTCTGCTGCCCATTCCGTCGGTTGATGCAGAAATGAGCAAGCTGCTGCTGCGGGAAATGAAAAAAACGGGGATTCGCGTCGAGCTCGGCAAAACCGTCAGTTCTGCCGTGACGGAACAGGGTGTTGTAAAACTGGTGACAGGTGCCGCGCGGCCGCAGGATGCCGGGCAGGTTGCTGCGGGCATGCTGGAAGCGGAGGCCGTCTTTGTCACTGTGGGACGGGAACCCAGAACCCAGGGGCTCGGCCTTGAAGATGCGGGCATAGCCATGACGCCAAGAGGCTGGATCGAGGTGGATGACTGCCTGCAAACATCCATGCCCGGCGTATATGCCATTGGCGACGTTCTTGGCCCTGAAAAAGTCATGCTGGCCCATATGGCCTCGGCCGAAGCCGAACATGTGGTGGCGCATCTGGATGCACCCGCGCCCTGCGATTACAGCGTCGTGCCTTCGGCCATCTTTACCACGCCGGAAATCGGCTGCGTGGGGCTTTCGGAAGAACAGGCGGCGGCCTGCGGTTTGCCAGTTCGCAGCACGCTGCTGCAGGTCAGGGAGCTGGGCAAGGCTCACGCCATGGGTGAAATTGCCGGAGTGTTCAAGCTGGTGACCCATGCTGAAAACAACACCATTTTGGGCGCACATCTTTGCGGCCCGCACGCCACTGACCTTGTGGCAGAAGCCGCCCTGGCCATCCGCACAGGTGCAACGGCTGATGCCGTGGCACACACCATTCACGCTCATCCGACACTGGCGGAAGGTTTTTACGAACTTTGCCACAAGGCCGCACGGCAGTAA
- a CDS encoding 2-oxoacid:acceptor oxidoreductase family protein produces MSKYQDVIIAGFGGQGVMLIGNLLAQAGMEHGLEVSFIPVYGAEMRGGTANCTVVMDEHAIGSPLVREPLSTIILNEPSLTKFQPRLHKDGVQVVNASLVDKGLLDAALRTVYIPANDMAHDLGNVKMANMVALGAWLKATGGLPLAVVQEALNRVISAHYAKLIPPNIKALEAGYNFA; encoded by the coding sequence GTGAGTAAGTATCAGGACGTCATAATCGCCGGGTTCGGCGGCCAGGGAGTCATGCTGATAGGCAACCTTCTGGCCCAGGCAGGCATGGAGCACGGCCTTGAGGTAAGCTTCATCCCCGTGTACGGCGCAGAAATGCGCGGCGGTACGGCCAACTGCACCGTTGTGATGGATGAACACGCCATCGGGTCGCCGCTGGTGCGTGAACCTTTGTCTACCATTATTCTCAACGAACCCTCGTTGACCAAGTTTCAGCCCCGCCTGCACAAGGACGGAGTGCAGGTGGTCAACGCTTCTCTGGTGGACAAGGGACTTCTGGACGCAGCCCTGCGCACGGTCTACATCCCGGCCAACGATATGGCGCACGACCTGGGTAATGTGAAAATGGCCAATATGGTGGCTCTGGGCGCATGGCTCAAGGCCACGGGCGGTTTGCCGCTTGCCGTGGTGCAAGAGGCGCTTAACCGCGTGATAAGCGCCCACTACGCCAAGCTTATCCCCCCCAACATAAAGGCTCTTGAAGCTGGCTATAACTTTGCCTGA
- a CDS encoding thiamine pyrophosphate-dependent enzyme: MSVQQIDAQWLPQEGETLVFDVNPVLNERHTHYCPGCHHGIAHRLVSEVLHELGVADRTILVAAVGCATFTYDYFNVDGLEAPHGRACAVATGVRRARPESVVFTYQGDGDMAAIGMAESLHAANRGEKITTIFINNTVYGMTGGQMAPTTLLGQKTTTTRQGRDINNEGGPIRMAEIMAQLDGVAYSARCSLDSVKNVRAAKSAVRKAFDVQLQGLGFGFIELLSGCPTNWHLDPIAANKRIAEAMIPVFPLGVYKDVTAGQEAGEAGRE, from the coding sequence ATGTCAGTTCAGCAAATAGACGCCCAATGGCTGCCGCAAGAGGGCGAAACTCTGGTTTTTGACGTAAATCCCGTGCTCAACGAGCGCCATACCCACTACTGCCCCGGCTGCCACCACGGCATCGCCCACAGGCTGGTGAGCGAGGTGCTGCACGAACTGGGCGTGGCAGACCGTACCATTCTTGTGGCTGCGGTGGGCTGCGCCACCTTTACCTATGACTATTTCAATGTGGACGGCCTTGAAGCCCCGCACGGACGCGCCTGCGCCGTGGCTACGGGCGTGCGCCGCGCCCGGCCCGAATCTGTGGTGTTTACCTATCAGGGCGACGGCGACATGGCCGCCATCGGCATGGCCGAATCCCTGCACGCCGCCAACCGTGGTGAAAAAATCACCACCATTTTCATCAATAATACGGTGTACGGCATGACGGGCGGGCAGATGGCCCCGACCACCCTGCTGGGGCAAAAAACCACTACGACACGCCAGGGCCGCGACATCAACAATGAAGGCGGGCCCATCCGCATGGCCGAAATTATGGCCCAGCTGGACGGCGTAGCCTATTCCGCGCGTTGCTCACTGGACTCCGTCAAAAACGTGCGCGCCGCAAAAAGCGCTGTGCGCAAAGCTTTTGACGTGCAGTTGCAGGGGCTTGGTTTCGGCTTCATCGAGCTGCTTTCCGGCTGCCCCACCAACTGGCATCTGGACCCCATTGCCGCCAACAAGCGCATTGCCGAGGCTATGATTCCTGTGTTTCCGCTGGGTGTGTACAAGGACGTAACGGCGGGACAGGAAGCCGGGGAGGCAGGCCGTGAGTAA
- the vorB gene encoding 3-methyl-2-oxobutanoate dehydrogenase subunit VorB: MSQGQNSSERILIKGNEAVAFGAVDAGCRCYFGYPITPQNEIPEVLSSLLPENGGQFVQAESEVAAVNMLLGAAACGIPALTSSSSCGISLMQEGISYMAGSHIPGVMVNMQRGGPGLGDIGPSQGDYFQAVKGGGHGDHRNLTLAPATAQECYDFMFRAFALAFKYANPVMVLGDAIVGQIKEPVRRVAPADAVSPEALAAMSKDWRLEGFGKRGAGASPRLLKSVYLAEGALAERNRMLMAKHEAMKAECAWECVDVEDAELVVVAFGSIGRIARSAIRQLRAEGHKIGLFRPITLFPFPEEALRAIAPGRRFLVMEQNTGQMVEDVRLALFAQPGITGSSVLWHGIMPGLFIGADALRDPMLQALKEK; encoded by the coding sequence ATGAGTCAGGGCCAAAACTCCTCTGAACGTATTCTCATAAAAGGCAACGAAGCCGTGGCCTTTGGCGCTGTGGACGCAGGTTGCCGCTGTTATTTCGGCTACCCCATCACGCCGCAGAACGAAATTCCCGAAGTGCTCTCCTCGCTGCTGCCGGAAAACGGCGGCCAGTTTGTGCAGGCCGAAAGCGAAGTGGCGGCGGTGAACATGCTGCTGGGCGCTGCTGCCTGCGGCATACCGGCGCTCACGTCTTCTTCAAGCTGCGGCATATCCCTCATGCAGGAAGGCATTTCTTACATGGCGGGCAGCCATATCCCCGGCGTTATGGTCAACATGCAGCGAGGCGGCCCGGGCCTTGGCGATATTGGCCCTTCGCAGGGCGACTATTTTCAGGCAGTCAAGGGCGGCGGTCACGGCGACCACCGCAATCTGACGCTGGCTCCGGCCACGGCGCAGGAATGCTATGACTTCATGTTTCGCGCCTTTGCCCTGGCCTTCAAGTACGCCAACCCGGTCATGGTGCTTGGCGACGCCATTGTGGGCCAGATAAAGGAACCCGTGCGGCGCGTGGCCCCGGCTGACGCTGTATCGCCGGAAGCTCTGGCGGCCATGAGCAAGGACTGGAGGCTCGAAGGCTTTGGCAAGCGTGGCGCAGGAGCGTCTCCGCGTCTGCTCAAGTCTGTGTACCTGGCTGAAGGCGCGCTGGCCGAACGTAACCGTATGCTTATGGCGAAACATGAGGCTATGAAAGCCGAATGCGCCTGGGAATGCGTGGACGTTGAAGACGCCGAACTTGTGGTGGTGGCCTTTGGCTCCATTGGCCGCATCGCCCGCAGTGCCATACGCCAGTTGCGGGCCGAAGGGCACAAGATAGGCCTGTTCCGTCCCATCACGCTCTTTCCTTTTCCTGAAGAGGCCCTGCGCGCCATTGCGCCTGGCCGCCGCTTTCTGGTTATGGAACAGAATACGGGGCAGATGGTGGAAGATGTCCGGCTGGCACTCTTTGCCCAGCCCGGCATAACCGGTTCTTCCGTGCTCTGGCACGGCATCATGCCCGGCCTTTTCATCGGGGCTGACGCTTTGCGTGATCCCATGCTACAGGCCCTCAAGGAGAAATAG
- a CDS encoding indolepyruvate ferredoxin oxidoreductase subunit alpha, whose protein sequence is MSRVVFLEERCKGCRLCVEACPVHILRPSGRFNRQGYEVMEMDGRCIGCASCAIMCPDVAIRVFKGPNKKGGEA, encoded by the coding sequence ATGTCACGAGTCGTTTTTCTGGAAGAACGCTGCAAAGGCTGCCGCCTGTGTGTGGAAGCCTGCCCCGTGCATATTCTGCGGCCTTCCGGCCGTTTTAATCGTCAGGGTTACGAGGTTATGGAAATGGACGGGCGGTGCATTGGTTGCGCATCCTGTGCTATTATGTGCCCCGATGTGGCCATTCGCGTGTTCAAAGGTCCAAACAAGAAGGGAGGCGAGGCATGA